The Pongo pygmaeus isolate AG05252 chromosome 11, NHGRI_mPonPyg2-v2.0_pri, whole genome shotgun sequence genome includes a region encoding these proteins:
- the TWIST2 gene encoding twist-related protein 2 isoform X2, with protein MEEGSSSPVSPVDSLGTSEEELERQPKRFGRKRRYSKKSSEDGSPTPGKRGKKGSPSAQSFEELQSQRILANVRERQRTQSLNEAFAALRKIIPTLPSDKLSKIQTLKLAARYIDFLYQVLQSDEMDNKMTSCSYVAHERLSYAFSVWRMEGAWSMSASH; from the coding sequence ATGGAGGAGGGCTCCAGCTCGCCCGTGTCCCCCGTGGACAGCCTGGGCACCAGCGAGGAGGAGCTCGAGCGGCAGCCCAAGCGCTTCGGCCGGAAGCGGCGCTACAGCAAGAAGTCGAGCGAAGATGGCAGCCCGACCCCGGGCAAGCGCGGCAAGAAGGGCAGCCCCAGTGCGCAGTCCTTCGAGGAGCTGCAGAGCCAGCGCATCCTGGCCAACGTGCGCGAGCGCCAGCGCACCCAGTCGCTCAATGAGGCCTTCGCGGCGCTGCGCAAGATCATCCCCACGCTGCCCTCTGACAAGCTGAGCAAGATCCAGACGCTCAAGCTGGCCGCCAGGTACATAGACTTCCTCTACCAGGTCCTGCAGAGCGACGAGATGGACAATAAGATGACCAGCTGCAGCTACGTGGCCCACGAGCGCCTCAGCTACGCCTTCTCCGTGTGGCGCATGGAGGGCGCGTGGTCCATGTCCGCCTCCCACTAG